In the genome of Excalfactoria chinensis isolate bCotChi1 unplaced genomic scaffold, bCotChi1.hap2 Scaffold_68, whole genome shotgun sequence, one region contains:
- the LOC140265125 gene encoding olfactory receptor 14J1-like, which translates to MPNSSSISEFLLLPLADTRQLHLLHFWLLLGIYLAALLGNGLISTAVACDRRLHTPMYFFLLNLALLDLGCISTTLPKAMANALWDTRAISYKGCAAQIFFFFFFISAECSLLTIMSYDRYVAICKPLHYGTLMDSRACATMAAAAWGSGVLNSLLHTASTFSLPLCQGNVVNQFFCEIPQILRLSCSASYLREVVFLIFSISLAFGCFVFIVVSYVQIFLAVLRMPSEQGRHKAFSTCLPHLAVLSLLFSTAFFAHLKPPSISSPLLDLTVALLYAVVPPTLNPLIYSMRNREIKHALRKVLQYSLFELQ; encoded by the coding sequence atgcccaacagcagctccatcagcgagttcctcctgctgccgttggcagacacgcggcagctgcatctcctgcacttctggctcttgctgggcatctacctggctgccctcctgggcaacggcctcatcagcacagccgtagcctgcgaccgccgcctgcacacccccatgtacttcttcctgctcaacctggccctcctcgacctgggctgcatctccaccactctccccaaagccatggccaacgccctctgggacaccagggccatctcctacaaaggatgtgctgcacagatctttttctttttcttcttcatctcagcagagtgttcccttctcaccatcatgtcctatgaccgctacgttgccatctgcaagcccctgcactacgggaccttgatggacagcagagcttgtgccaccatggcagcagctgcctggggcagtggggttctcaattccctgctgcacactgccagtacgttttcactgcctctctgccaaggcaatgttgtcaaccagtttttctgtgaaatccctcAGATCCTcaggctctcctgctcagcctcctacctcagggaagttgtgtttctcatttttagtatcagtttagcctttggctgctttgttttcatagtggtgtcctatgtgcagatcttccttgctgtgctgaggatgccctctgagcaggggcggcacaaagccttctccacgtgcctccctcacctggccgtgctctccctgcttttcagcactgccttttttgcccacctgaagcccccctccatttcctccccactcctggatctgacagtggcacttctgtatgcagtggttcctccaacactgaaccccctcatctacagcatgaggaacagagagatcaagcacgctctcagaaAGGTGTTGCAATACTCACTATTCGAGCTTCAATAA
- the LOC140265177 gene encoding olfactory receptor 14J1-like: MPNSSSISEFLLLPLADTRQLQLLHFWLLLGIYLAALLGNGLISTAVACDRCLHTPMYFFLLNLALLDLGCISTTLPKAMANALWDTRAISYAGCAAQLFFFSFFISAEFSLLTIMSYDRYVAICKPLHYGTLMDSRACATMAAAAWGAGLLNSLLHTASTFSLPLCQGNVVNQFFCEIPQILKLSCSRSYLREVVFLIFSVSLDCGCFVFIVVSYVQIFMAVLRMPSEQGRHKAFSTCLPHLVVVSLFLIAAFFAYLKPPSISSPLLDLTVALLYAVVPPTLNPIIYSMRNREIKHALSKVLQHALFQLQ; the protein is encoded by the coding sequence atgcccaacagcagctccatcagcgagttcctcctgctgccgttggcagacacgcggcagctgcagctcctgcacttctggctcttgctgggcatctacctagctgccctcctgggcaacggcctcatcagcacagccgtagcctgcgaccgctgcctgcacacccccatgtacttcttcctgctcaacctggccctcctcgacctgggctgcatctccaccactctccccaaagccatggccaacgccctctgggacaccagggccatctcctacgcaggatgtgctgcacagctctttttcttttccttttttatctcagcagagttttcccttctcaccatcatgtcctatgaccgctacgttgccatctgcaagcccctgcactacgggaccttgatggacagcagagcttgtgccaccatggcagcagctgcctggggcgctgggcttctcaattccctgctgcacactgccagtacgttttcactgcctctctgccaaggcaatgttgtcaatcagtttttctgtgaaatcccccagatcctcaagctctcctgctcaagatcctacctcagggaagttgtgtttctcattttcagtgtcAGTTTAGACtgtggctgctttgttttcatagttgtgtcctatgtgcagatcttcatggctgtgctgcggatgccctctgagcagggacggcacaaagccttctccacgtgcctccctcaccttgTCGTGGTCTCCCTATTCCTCATCgctgccttttttgcctacctgaagcccccctccatttcctccccactcctggatctgacagtggcacttctgtatgcagtggttcctccaacactgaaccctattatctacagcatgaggaacagggagatcaagcacgctctcagcaAGGTGTTGCAACATGCACTATTCCAGCTTCAATAA